A genomic region of Miscanthus floridulus cultivar M001 chromosome 3, ASM1932011v1, whole genome shotgun sequence contains the following coding sequences:
- the LOC136542271 gene encoding trihelix transcription factor ENAP1-like: MDGLPDADAAPLAAAPPQKRDEWSESGIVRLLEAYEAKWLLRNRAKLKWSDWVDIAHEVSVHCADDAAAAGKPPGGGGGGNSAKTPNQCKNKIESMKKRYRAESAAVARAGPTAAGPSWRFFARMDGLLKGPTVCSAQVQQPELINNIDLRAPAKPEAAEVEADFATQLRDAVPGAFSDLMNIDANGAVPDKVEKVDNSMQKESRPADSDANVSSPRSKVANEDVEEVNNVWDRTKKRKSTDFDIAKSIELLASSFLKIEHARLEMYRETERMRAEAEIKKGEMELKRTEIMAKTHLQIARLFAKKLKQSSGKNGGSSSVTAEVDTLTKKGENGSG; this comes from the coding sequence ATGGACGGCCTCCCCGACGCCGACGCGGCGCCGTTGGCGGCTGCGCCGCCGCAGAAGCGCGACGAGTGGAGCGAGAGCGGCATCGTGCGCCTGCTCGAGGCCTACGAGGCCAAGTGGCTGCTGCGGAACCGCGCCAAGCTCAAGTGGAGCGACTGGGTCGACATCGCCCACGAGGTGTCTGTGCATTGCGCCGACGACGCCGCGGCCGCGGGGAAgccccccggcggcggcggcggcggcaacagcGCCAAGACCCCCAACCAGTGCAAGAACAAGATCGAGTCCATGAAGAAGCGGTACCGGGCCGAGTCCGCCGCGGTGGCGCGCGCGGGCCCCACCGCCGCCGGCCCGTCGTGGAGGTTCTTTGCCCGCATGGACGGCCTGCTCAAAGGGCCGACCGTCTGCTCTGCCCAGGTGCAGCAGCCGGAGCTGATTAACAACATAGACTTGCGAGCTCCGGCGAAACCAGAGGCGGCCGAGGTCGAAGCTGATTTTGCCACGCAGCTGCGGGATGCAGTTCCAGGTGCATTCTCTGATCTGATGAACATCGATGCGAATGGCGCTGTCCCGGATAAAGTGGAGAAGGTTGACAACAGCATGCAGAAGGAGAGCAGGCCTGCTGATAGCGATGCTAACGTGAGCTCTCCGAGGAGTAAGGTGGCCaacgaggacgtggaggaggtgaacAATGTCTGGGACCGGACCAAGAAGAGAAAGAGCACAGACTTTGACATAGCCAAGAGCATCGAGCTGCTGGCTAGCTCGTTCTTGAAGATTGAGCACGCCAGGTTGGAGATGTACAGGGAGACAGAAAGGATGAGGGCTGAAGCTGAGATTAAGAAGGGGGAGATGGAGCTCAAGAGAACTGAGATCATGGCGAAAACGCACCTGCAGATCGCCAGGCTTTTTGCAAAGAAATTGAAACAGAGCAGTGGAAAGAATGGTGGCAGTTCGTCAGTAACAGCTGAAGTGGACACCCTTACCAAGAAAGGCGAGAATG